The Pirellulaceae bacterium region CTCGGTATGCGGCCGCAAGTAGCTTCGCCGCTTGTTCGACCGGAAGCCTCGTCGGATCGACCTGGCCCGTTCCTTCACTCATCGCATTCCTCCGTGACTTGGTATCTCGAAACGTGGGGCCACCGTTTGCGCACCGTCGCGTTTTGGCCGCATGTTCGCCTGGTTATGCGGAGCATGTTTGGACGCGACGGTGGCGTAATGTTGGGGCACCGGTGGCCTCTCAAAAAACATGGAAATTACTGGGAAAAACATGCAAGACTTCGCTTGAGGTTCCTCGAAACGCATGGCTCATGTGTGTCATCGCGACGCAGAAAACGTGACGCAAAACACATCTCGAACCACACAGGAACGCAACGATGAACGCAAACGAAATCGCCTTCGGAATCGAATTCGAAACCACCCTCCCCGGCACCGACAACACACCGATCGGACCCTACCACAACGGATACCAAGTACCCTGGCTGCCAACTGGATGGAAAGCAGAACGCGACGGCAGCATCCGACCCGAGAACGCCAGCCGCAAAGGATGCGAGTTTGTAAGCCCAATACTCAAAGGGGTTGAAGGCGTAAAGCAGATCGAGAACGCGATCGACCAGATCAACGCTCGCGGAGGCCGAGTAAATTCCAGCTGCGGCCTGCACATAACGGTTAGCTGGAACGGAGACGCAGCCGCCTTGGCAAGATTGATTTCCTTGGTCGGCAACCATGAACGAGCGATCTACGCCTCGACCGGAACCCGAAAACGCGAACAGATGATGTACGCCAAGCGGATCAAACAATACGGCAACAAAGACAACGCCAAGAGCCGATGCGAATCGGATCGCTACCACCTGCTGAACTTGACCCACCTGACCCGCGGCAAGAACCGAATCGAATTCCGGGCCTTCGGCGGAACGCTCAATAAGACCAAGGTGGTCGGATACCTGATGATGGTTTTGGGCTTGGTCGAACTCGCCCTCAATACCAAACGCTGCAGCGAATGGGACTACATCAAGAAGGAAGGCACCAAGAGCTGCTGGGATCGCCCCGGAGCCGGCCAGGGTGAAACCGAAATCAACCGATTGTTCTACCGACTCGGATGGACCAAAGGTTGGTACAAGGGAGCCCTCCGCGACAAGGTCTACGGAGAGATCGCCAGCGAAACCAAACCGGAATGGAAAAAGATCAAAACCAAACTCCTCGAGCTCGCCCGCAAATACGACCGCGCGGCCTAATCGCAAACCACGCGAAGCGCCGGGAGAACCAACCCGGCGTTTTTGCGTTTTGTGGCCCACCGTTTCGCCAATGTGGCGTTGACTTGAGTAGTTCAAAGATTGTGGGCCAGCATTCTTGTCGTCGCCACATATCGCGTTTTGTGCGACATGTTTCAGTTGAAAGAATTCTGCGAATTCCACGCTTAATTCTCGCATGCTCGGCTTGAGCTTTCGCCAACCGCATGGCTCATGTGTGTCATCGCGTAAACCATTCAAACCTTTTTCCGAAACGGAGACACAAACATGTCCAACGCAAACAACCCACACGCAGCGACCGACGCAACCCTTCGCCAGATCTTCAAGGCGATGGACGCCCACCAAGCCCAAGAGATCCGCGAAGCCTACTACAAGGCAATCGAGGGTTTGATGACTTTGGCAGAAACCCTCGAGGTCGCCGACGCACAACAAACACCCAGCGCCGGCCCGCTTCTTACCGAACATTTCAACGCGGTCCAAGCACTGGACGCGATGAAGAACAGCCGCCTCGGAAAGATCCTCTAAACCACAGACCAGCGGAATGCCACGGACGCCGCGAACGGAAGCGCGGCGTTCTTCCGCTTGGTCGCGACACTCGCCCACAGTCGCGTTCTTGTGAACACCTTCGACCAAGTACCCAACACTCAAAACATCGCAACATGGGCCAACGTCGGGGCCCGTAAGGCCTCCCGAGCAAGATGGAAGAACATGGGAAAAAGCTGCTGGAATCGGCTTGCTGCCGGTAGAACCGCATGGCTCATGTGTGTCATCGCCCAGCAACCAACCGCTTTCACCATGCAATAGGAGAACAAACCGATGTCCCGAACCAACGCCAGACCCGTTGCTATCAGAACCGCCTTTAAGCAAATGCCTCGCGCCACCGCGCTGGATCTCTGCGAGGACTACCGTGAATTGGTCACGAGGTTGAGGCGACTGGCTGACAACCTGGCCGGCGCATTCGTAATAGCGACCGGAGATTCCGCTCGAGCCCTCGAAGCAGAGCTCCGCATGTTTGAGAAAGCAATCGACGTCCTTTCCGGCAGCATGTTGCCCGACGCGATCGACGAATATTTGCCTTCCAAAGAATGCTGAGAAAACCTGCTGAAAACATTGCAAGGACGGCTTGAGGTTATCCGAACCGCATGGCTCATGTGTGTTATCGCATAACCA contains the following coding sequences:
- a CDS encoding amidoligase family protein; its protein translation is MNANEIAFGIEFETTLPGTDNTPIGPYHNGYQVPWLPTGWKAERDGSIRPENASRKGCEFVSPILKGVEGVKQIENAIDQINARGGRVNSSCGLHITVSWNGDAAALARLISLVGNHERAIYASTGTRKREQMMYAKRIKQYGNKDNAKSRCESDRYHLLNLTHLTRGKNRIEFRAFGGTLNKTKVVGYLMMVLGLVELALNTKRCSEWDYIKKEGTKSCWDRPGAGQGETEINRLFYRLGWTKGWYKGALRDKVYGEIASETKPEWKKIKTKLLELARKYDRAA